A genomic window from Candidatus Thiocaldithrix dubininis includes:
- the tnpA gene encoding IS200/IS605 family transposase, with protein MSNMEKNCNIAFNCKYHVVWCTKYRRKVLTAEVEAALKQVVSDVCEDRNATIIDMKTDLDHFHIVVSCDPQYGIHRLVKQMKGRSSFVLRNNFLHLKSRLPTLWTNSYFVVTVGDAPLSVIKQYIESQKDR; from the coding sequence ATGTCAAACATGGAAAAAAATTGTAACATAGCCTTTAACTGCAAATATCATGTTGTATGGTGTACCAAATACCGACGCAAGGTTTTAACAGCGGAAGTTGAAGCCGCTTTGAAACAAGTGGTCTCTGACGTGTGCGAGGATCGCAACGCGACGATCATTGACATGAAGACCGATCTAGACCACTTCCATATTGTAGTTTCGTGCGATCCTCAGTATGGGATACACAGACTAGTAAAGCAGATGAAGGGCAGAAGTTCTTTTGTGCTAAGGAATAACTTTCTACACCTAAAAAGCAGGCTGCCAACTTTGTGGACTAATAGCTACTTTGTGGTAACTGTTGGCGATGCGCCGCTATCCGTAATCAAGCAATATATCGAATCGCAGAAGGATAGGTAA
- a CDS encoding transposase has translation MEAAPLKTLKVRIKDKHAPLLKQWAFGCNQVWNEANVITANFSYVPVPEVGFIRNYFSAFDLQKSLKGLNRERGFGLHSQTIQEVIAVHARARKQFKKDKLRWRVSGGSRKSLGWIPFKSGTAVWKHGQVRYNGHFFKVWDSYGLSQYAFRSGSFTEDSRGRWYFNVVVQVQATEVSGKGAVGIDLGLKDTATCSNGLRLEAKQFYRKAERQLAVAQRANKKKRVSAIHAKVKNRRLDHIHKFTTQLVREHSFIVIGNVSSSGLAKTKMAKSVLDAGWFMLKTQLDYKSKAMQGVFLEVNEAYSTQACSCCGSVSVNSPKGRAGLGIREWTCPDCGALHDRDVNAARNILAAGHCRLAGGIPVL, from the coding sequence GTGGAAGCCGCCCCTCTGAAAACACTCAAAGTCCGCATCAAGGACAAACATGCACCGCTACTAAAGCAGTGGGCGTTTGGGTGTAATCAGGTATGGAATGAGGCTAACGTAATCACCGCTAACTTTAGCTATGTTCCCGTGCCAGAAGTCGGTTTCATCAGAAATTACTTTTCAGCTTTTGACCTGCAAAAAAGCCTTAAAGGTCTTAACCGTGAACGAGGTTTCGGTCTGCACTCGCAAACCATTCAGGAAGTGATTGCGGTACATGCTAGGGCACGTAAACAATTCAAGAAAGATAAGTTGCGTTGGCGTGTTTCTGGCGGTAGTCGTAAATCGTTGGGGTGGATTCCCTTTAAATCCGGTACAGCCGTCTGGAAGCACGGGCAAGTCCGATATAATGGGCATTTCTTCAAAGTATGGGATAGCTACGGATTATCTCAATACGCCTTTCGGTCGGGCTCATTCACCGAAGACTCAAGAGGTCGATGGTACTTTAATGTAGTGGTTCAAGTGCAAGCCACTGAAGTATCAGGCAAGGGCGCGGTAGGCATTGATTTAGGCTTAAAAGATACCGCTACTTGCAGCAATGGTTTAAGGCTTGAGGCTAAGCAATTCTATCGCAAAGCAGAAAGACAATTAGCGGTTGCTCAACGTGCCAACAAGAAAAAGCGCGTAAGCGCTATTCATGCCAAGGTTAAAAACCGTCGTTTAGATCATATTCATAAATTCACGACTCAATTAGTGCGTGAACACTCATTCATTGTCATTGGCAACGTCAGCAGTTCAGGTCTTGCTAAAACTAAAATGGCTAAGTCCGTTTTAGATGCAGGCTGGTTCATGCTGAAAACACAGCTTGATTATAAATCGAAAGCGATGCAAGGCGTGTTTCTAGAAGTCAATGAAGCGTACAGTACCCAAGCTTGTTCGTGTTGCGGGAGTGTTTCCGTCAATAGTCCGAAAGGTAGAGCAGGACTTGGAATAAGAGAATGGACTTGCCCTGACTGTGGGGCGCTGCATGATCGAGATGTCAATGCAGCACGGAACATTCTCGCGGCAGGGCATTGCCGCCTCGCGGGAGGAATTCCCGTTCTTTAG